Proteins from one Hyperolius riggenbachi isolate aHypRig1 chromosome 4, aHypRig1.pri, whole genome shotgun sequence genomic window:
- the CHST2 gene encoding carbohydrate sulfotransferase 2, which translates to MKVFRRKAIILCLGYVLLLVLTMLNLMDKWHKEPQQCNEQVRYTPYQTRSDIRYLYRPSPPRKRQLVYVFTTWRSGSSFFGELFNQNPDVFFLYEPVWHIWQKLYPGDAMSLQGAARDLLSALYRCDLSALQLYNTAGAKNISTLGIFGASTNKVICSAPLCSAYRKEVVGLVDDKVCKKCPPQSLSMLEEECHKYNTIVIKGVRIFDINVLAPLMVDPSLDLKVIHLVRDPRAVANSRIKSRHGLIRESLQVVRSRDPRIRRVPFIDPGHKLNKKDGSDYHAIGAMEVICSSMGKTLRTALDPPSWLKGNYMVVRYEDLVVDPIKTLRQVYGFVNLSVSPEIEKFSLNMTSGSGYSSKPFVVSARNATQAVSAWRTVLTYLQIKQVEEYCQVPMDLLGYRTVSSQHEVKDLSKSLLRKPLL; encoded by the coding sequence ATGAAAGTGTTCCGCAGGAAGGCGATCATCCTGTGCCTGGGCTACGTGCTGCTGCTGGTCCTCACCATGCTCAACCTGATGGACAAATGGCACAAGGAGCCCCAGCAATGCAACGAGCAGGTCCGCTACACCCCCTACCAGACCCGCTCCGACATCCGCTACTTGTACCGACCCTCCCCTCCCAGGAAGCGCCAGCTGGTCTATGTCTTCACCACCTGGAGGTCCGGCTCCTCTTTCTTCGGGGAGCTCTTCAACCAGAACCCGGACGTGTTTTTCCTCTATGAGCCCGTGTGGCATATCTGGCAGAAACTGTATCCtggggatgccatgtctctgcaGGGAGCTGCCCGGGATCTCCTGAGCGCCCTCTACAGGTGCGACCTATCTGCCCTGCAGCTCTACAACACCGCTGGCGCCAAGAACATCAGCACTCTGGGCATCTTCGGTGCCTCCACCAACAAGGTCATCTGCTCTGcccctctctgctctgcctaTAGGAAAGAGGTGGTGGGACTAGTGGACGACAAGGTGTGTAAAAAGTGCCCACCCCAGAGCCTGAGCATGCTGGAGGAAGAGTGCCACAAGTATAATACTATAGTTATTAAAGGGGTAAGGATTTTTGACATCAACGTGCTTGCTCCTCTAATGGTAGATCCTTCCTTGGACCTGAAGGTCATTCATTTAGTTAGGGACCCCCGGGCTGTAGCCAACTCCAGGATCAAGTCTAGGCACGGCTTGATCAGAGAGAGTCTGCAGGTGGTTCGGAGCAGAGACCCCAGGATCCGCAGAGTACCTTTTATTGACCCTGGACACAAGCTGAACAAGAAAGATGGTTCTGATTATCATGCCATAGGTGCCATGGAAGTGATATGTAGCAGCATGGGCAAGACCCTGCGGACTGCACTTGATCCCCCGAGCTGGCTCAAGGGTAATTACATGGTGGTCAGATACGAGGATCTTGTGGTTGATCCCATTAAGACGCTAAGACAGGTCTATGGATTTGTGAACCTTTCAGTTAGCCCAGAGATAGAAAAGTTCTCACTGAACATGACTAGTGGTTCAGGCTACTCATCCAAACCCTTTGTGGTTTCCGCTCGCAACGCTACCCAGGCTGTCAGTGCTTGGAGGACAGTACTTACATACTTACAGATAAAGCAGGTGGAAGAATACTGCCAGGTGCCTATGGATCTTTTGGGTTACCGGACAGTCTCAAGCCAACATGAAGTGAAAGATTTAAGTAAATCACTGCTTAGGAAACCCTTATTATAA